A single genomic interval of Candidatus Zixiibacteriota bacterium harbors:
- a CDS encoding toast rack family protein, which yields MSRRSKFIFLFTICLISTAVLYADDPKREQFTVDASGASKLIIDCDFAAGSVTIQPKDMAQVVTADVYYTPQSVRYEHSYENKNGTGYLLLESTHRNRNGNYDSDETENEWDVTLSEKYPMELNMEMGACEANFDLGGLPITALDMEFGAVSGVIDFSRPNPQRMEDLVINAGATSLDLRNIGNANFQRMRYEGGASSVELDLRGTYTGESEIDISVGMGSADIFLPADVAVRIESDRDNWFSSVDFYNEDLEKAGRDAYQSPGFDTAKNRIVMRIDVGMGSVDVRWR from the coding sequence ATGTCACGAAGATCAAAATTCATTTTCTTATTTACCATTTGTCTAATAAGCACAGCCGTGCTGTACGCCGATGACCCCAAGCGCGAACAATTTACCGTTGATGCCTCGGGAGCATCCAAACTGATTATTGACTGCGATTTCGCGGCAGGGTCGGTAACTATACAGCCAAAGGACATGGCTCAAGTGGTCACGGCCGATGTTTATTACACCCCTCAATCGGTACGCTATGAGCATTCGTATGAGAATAAAAATGGGACAGGCTATCTCCTTCTTGAGTCGACCCATCGCAATCGAAACGGCAATTATGATTCCGATGAAACGGAGAATGAATGGGATGTAACGCTCTCGGAAAAATACCCGATGGAATTGAATATGGAGATGGGAGCATGCGAAGCAAATTTCGACCTCGGCGGACTCCCGATTACCGCCCTCGACATGGAGTTTGGTGCCGTGTCTGGTGTGATTGATTTCTCTCGTCCAAATCCCCAAAGGATGGAAGATTTGGTTATCAATGCCGGCGCGACATCTCTTGACCTTCGCAATATAGGCAATGCGAATTTTCAGAGGATGCGGTACGAGGGCGGCGCTTCCTCTGTCGAGCTTGACCTTCGTGGCACTTATACCGGCGAGTCCGAAATCGATATTTCTGTCGGAATGGGTTCGGCTGACATATTCCTTCCGGCTGATGTTGCAGTGCGGATTGAATCTGACCGAGACAACTGGTTCTCATCGGTTGATTTTTATAACGAAGACTTGGAAAAAGCGGGCCGCGATGCTTATCAATCCCCCGGCTTTGATACCGCCAAAAACCGCATTGTCATGCGAATCGATGTCGGGATGGGTTCGGTCGATGTCCGCTGGAGATAA
- a CDS encoding DUF4097 family beta strand repeat-containing protein gives MTLIILPILFSGASLNAKEFVFAYQKAVEVKETSSLKLTYIGGDAHFSVNESGMITIDAIKRVDATNNEEAEEVAAHIEIKVEEENGSVTVTTNYLRLLNKSDNFWQKMIGSGHFDSFGDVDWNISVPEGCNVEITNTSGHITAAGLSGGFQIRSSASTIELNSIEGKIEIENGSGSTSGEFLIGPMTIKQALGAIMLKHVEGDIRLKTESADVDIVQDRGALDITTVTGRVNLQTSLESSRDCFVETASGNISLIIPEWSSGVLAITSKTGDISTDMPIAIRSMSKQEIVGTFGEGGIKIALRSGSGDVSVAQF, from the coding sequence ATGACACTGATTATCCTTCCGATTCTGTTCTCTGGCGCCAGCCTGAATGCAAAAGAGTTTGTTTTTGCGTACCAGAAAGCTGTAGAGGTCAAAGAGACGTCAAGTCTGAAACTGACATATATTGGCGGCGATGCCCATTTTAGTGTAAACGAATCAGGAATGATAACAATTGACGCCATTAAAAGAGTGGATGCAACAAATAACGAAGAAGCTGAAGAAGTTGCGGCCCATATTGAAATTAAAGTTGAAGAAGAGAATGGCTCTGTGACCGTTACAACGAACTACCTTCGCTTGCTCAATAAAAGCGACAACTTTTGGCAGAAGATGATCGGCTCGGGACATTTTGATTCTTTTGGGGATGTTGATTGGAATATTTCTGTCCCCGAAGGCTGCAATGTGGAAATCACCAACACGAGCGGTCATATTACGGCGGCAGGTTTATCCGGAGGCTTCCAAATCCGATCCTCGGCATCGACGATTGAACTGAACAGTATTGAAGGTAAAATCGAGATTGAAAACGGTTCCGGTTCCACCTCAGGAGAATTTCTCATCGGCCCGATGACTATCAAACAAGCGCTCGGGGCGATTATGCTCAAGCATGTTGAAGGGGACATCCGGCTCAAGACCGAGTCGGCAGATGTAGATATCGTCCAGGATCGCGGAGCTCTTGATATAACAACCGTGACCGGGCGGGTGAACCTCCAGACAAGTCTTGAGAGTTCTCGCGATTGTTTTGTCGAGACGGCAAGCGGGAACATAAGTCTCATAATCCCGGAGTGGTCGTCTGGAGTCCTCGCGATTACCTCGAAGACGGGCGATATTTCGACTGATATGCCAATCGCAATCCGGTCGATGTCGAAACAGGAAATTGTTGGTACGTTTGGCGAAGGCGGCATTAAAATCGCGCTTCGTTCCGGCAGCGGCGATGTGAGTGTCGCCCAGTTTTAA
- a CDS encoding trypsin-like peptidase domain-containing protein: MIRRVVAVWLMCLTIASGQTATKSIQDQIFRARDNVLPALVHIQPVIKDFNTGELKKQAVIGSGVIFHPDGYVVTNYHVAGKAERIICTLNDKEQVPATYIGGDPPTDLAIIKLDLTNYHGKLSIAQLGDSDSLQVGQQVLAMGSPLSLARSVSAGVISTKDRYFSSDIRLPSGERTGRYNLWIQTDAAINPGNSGGPLVDMTGKVVGINSRAAFLANNVGFAIPVNIVKQVTEAVLRDGKVSRSWIGVDCQALQELESYFGTEANTGVLIASVDAGSPAEEAQLQAGDIILAVDDRSVSARFVEELPPFYNRIASQPPGEPMNFRVLRGDQEQILTVIPRSLGDLLGEDFESGEWDFTVKGVTHQMQIEYQLQDSTGVMIAGVKPVGVADGAGVRGGDVIVKINKTPIITLADFIKEYTVLVESKAEKILLTIKRRNGVRLAVLNIEKERVKEELGLTDGK, encoded by the coding sequence ATGATTCGAAGAGTTGTAGCCGTGTGGCTGATGTGCCTTACTATCGCTTCGGGGCAGACCGCAACCAAGAGCATTCAGGACCAGATCTTCCGCGCGCGAGATAATGTCCTTCCGGCTCTTGTCCACATTCAGCCGGTGATAAAAGATTTCAATACTGGCGAATTAAAAAAGCAGGCGGTTATCGGCTCAGGGGTCATATTTCATCCCGATGGCTATGTGGTCACCAACTATCATGTTGCTGGAAAAGCCGAGAGAATTATTTGTACCCTAAATGACAAAGAACAAGTCCCAGCGACCTATATCGGCGGAGATCCGCCAACTGACCTTGCTATTATAAAACTCGATCTTACAAACTATCATGGGAAGCTGTCAATAGCCCAATTGGGTGATTCCGATTCTCTCCAGGTCGGACAGCAGGTACTCGCCATGGGATCGCCATTGTCGCTTGCCCGTAGCGTTTCCGCCGGAGTTATCTCAACCAAGGACAGGTATTTCTCAAGTGACATCAGGCTTCCATCAGGAGAGCGAACAGGACGATATAACCTGTGGATACAAACCGATGCCGCAATCAATCCCGGAAACTCTGGCGGACCGCTTGTTGATATGACTGGCAAGGTAGTTGGTATTAACTCGAGAGCGGCATTTCTTGCGAACAATGTCGGCTTTGCTATTCCAGTAAATATTGTCAAACAAGTCACCGAGGCTGTCCTGCGCGACGGTAAGGTATCGCGAAGTTGGATAGGTGTTGATTGCCAGGCATTGCAGGAGCTCGAGAGTTATTTTGGCACAGAAGCCAATACCGGTGTGCTTATCGCCTCTGTTGATGCCGGTTCACCGGCCGAAGAAGCACAACTGCAGGCCGGTGACATTATTCTGGCCGTCGATGACCGCTCTGTATCAGCCCGCTTTGTTGAGGAATTGCCTCCCTTCTACAACCGAATTGCCTCTCAGCCCCCCGGTGAACCTATGAATTTCCGGGTACTTCGCGGTGATCAGGAACAAATATTGACTGTTATCCCCCGTTCGTTGGGAGACCTGTTAGGAGAGGATTTTGAGTCCGGTGAATGGGACTTTACCGTGAAAGGCGTCACACACCAGATGCAGATCGAATACCAGCTTCAGGACTCGACTGGGGTAATGATTGCCGGAGTGAAACCGGTCGGGGTTGCCGATGGAGCAGGCGTGCGGGGAGGCGATGTTATTGTGAAGATTAACAAAACCCCCATTATCACCCTTGCCGATTTTATCAAAGAGTATACGGTTCTCGTCGAGAGCAAAGCCGAAAAAATACTGTTGACCATCAAACGCAGGAACGGCGTAAGACTGGCCGTTCTTAACATTGAAAAGGAAAGAGTAAAAGAGGAATTGGGGCTGACAGATGGCAAATAA
- a CDS encoding polymer-forming cytoskeletal protein, whose translation MRSFYKKLFRVTPLAILWLFILGTVPLRAQNGADGQVFEQIKLNSDGVTAADTTGKRWIYDFEQAKFIPDTRSVERISERRRIEPADTRCTEEKIIAPLQNSVLIGYDEYVTADVITLGTITVKGWAKGNIQSINKRVLVTESGRVDGDIKAPDIEVKPGGVVKGNQTLTDPVELPLDIFRGKFTYDGLWVVFGFTLAFLFSGFIVVTLMPRQVANINRCVTHYRAKAYLIGLLFIFLMPIIFLLLAITIVGILAIPFVPLVYYFAIVLGVVSFGQWLGERATTSWMQKPLAPLPLTMIGIALFLSIWWLVALAFGSSDSGLSTFVSVTSLVSAILITTFPLLTGIGASVLTRFGSRPYVSFSENHATGYGEAPAPAPPPIPTPATIIPQKTELRPPIRLNSPPGAPLSSSPEE comes from the coding sequence GTGAGGTCTTTTTACAAAAAACTATTTCGCGTAACCCCGCTGGCCATTCTTTGGCTATTTATTCTCGGCACTGTGCCTCTGCGTGCTCAAAACGGCGCAGATGGCCAGGTCTTTGAACAGATTAAATTGAACTCCGATGGCGTGACCGCCGCCGATACAACCGGCAAACGCTGGATCTACGATTTCGAGCAGGCCAAATTTATTCCCGATACGCGTTCGGTTGAACGAATTTCTGAGCGTAGACGTATCGAGCCGGCGGACACCCGCTGTACCGAAGAGAAAATTATCGCACCTCTACAAAATTCTGTGCTTATCGGCTACGACGAATATGTCACAGCGGATGTTATCACCCTCGGAACAATAACCGTCAAAGGCTGGGCCAAGGGAAACATTCAGTCCATCAACAAACGGGTGCTGGTGACCGAATCAGGACGGGTCGATGGCGATATAAAAGCGCCGGACATCGAAGTGAAACCGGGCGGCGTTGTGAAGGGCAATCAGACGTTGACCGATCCGGTCGAACTGCCACTCGATATATTCAGAGGAAAATTCACCTATGATGGCCTATGGGTTGTTTTCGGATTCACACTGGCCTTTCTCTTCAGCGGATTCATCGTTGTGACCCTTATGCCAAGACAAGTGGCCAATATCAACCGCTGTGTCACACACTATCGCGCCAAAGCCTATCTTATCGGGCTGCTTTTCATCTTTCTCATGCCGATTATCTTTTTACTTCTGGCAATAACCATCGTCGGCATTCTCGCCATACCCTTCGTCCCGCTCGTTTATTACTTTGCTATCGTGCTTGGGGTAGTCAGTTTCGGGCAATGGCTTGGCGAGAGAGCGACAACGTCATGGATGCAAAAACCGCTCGCCCCGCTGCCCCTGACGATGATAGGCATTGCTCTTTTTCTATCTATCTGGTGGCTGGTCGCGCTGGCATTCGGGAGCAGTGATAGCGGGCTCAGCACGTTTGTGAGCGTGACATCGCTGGTATCTGCGATACTGATTACCACTTTCCCCCTGTTGACAGGCATTGGAGCAAGTGTGCTGACGCGCTTTGGATCCCGACCGTATGTCAGCTTTAGTGAAAATCATGCCACCGGGTATGGTGAGGCCCCTGCCCCCGCTCCCCCGCCCATACCGACACCAGCGACGATTATTCCCCAGAAAACCGAACTTCGTCCCCCTATCCGCCTGAACTCCCCTCCCGGCGCCCCGCTGTCTTCTTCGCCAGAAGAATGA
- a CDS encoding SRPBCC domain-containing protein, with protein sequence MADSIPHDWTQFSLKIEITVPTDKAFAAWVDEKVINKWFAYGSTVDPQKGGEYTLVNLDGDKLTTTIREIKKDRVLRIGFINKTEVEITFTKIKTGTRIELRQTGIKTTPAEIVETHLGCRQGWTFFLTNLKAFLEHKVDLRCHDFLKSYKAGYING encoded by the coding sequence ATGGCCGATTCTATACCCCACGATTGGACACAATTCTCCCTGAAAATCGAAATAACAGTTCCCACAGACAAAGCCTTTGCGGCCTGGGTAGACGAAAAGGTTATCAATAAGTGGTTCGCCTATGGTTCCACTGTCGACCCGCAAAAAGGCGGCGAATACACGCTTGTCAATCTCGATGGCGATAAGCTGACAACGACCATTCGGGAAATCAAAAAAGACCGAGTCCTCAGAATTGGGTTTATTAACAAAACAGAAGTTGAAATTACATTTACCAAAATCAAGACAGGAACGAGAATCGAGCTCCGTCAGACCGGCATTAAGACCACACCGGCCGAGATTGTCGAAACCCATCTGGGCTGCAGGCAGGGATGGACATTTTTTCTTACCAACCTCAAAGCATTTCTCGAACACAAAGTTGATCTGCGCTGTCACGACTTCCTCAAAAGCTACAAGGCTGGCTACATCAACGGCTGA
- a CDS encoding sigma-70 family RNA polymerase sigma factor — translation MTEQEEEAIIIAEALAGSQKAYAHLVERHRQPLFHVINRIVRNSDASNDLVQETFMKAFASLASYRSEFRFSTWLYKIAANSSIDFLRKRRIQALSLDRPFETEDGSVEIEVPDNSYNPEMDLEKKQQKFTIEEAIGSLPHKYREVIIHRHQEDKSYEEIADLLDIPVGTVKARIFRARELLKKKLKNI, via the coding sequence GTGACAGAACAGGAAGAAGAGGCAATTATCATCGCAGAGGCGCTGGCAGGTAGCCAGAAGGCGTATGCTCATTTGGTTGAGCGTCATCGCCAACCGCTCTTTCATGTGATAAATCGAATTGTGAGAAATTCCGATGCCTCAAACGATTTGGTGCAGGAAACGTTCATGAAAGCATTCGCCTCGCTTGCCTCCTATCGCTCAGAGTTCCGCTTTTCGACATGGCTGTACAAAATCGCGGCCAATTCATCCATAGACTTCCTTCGAAAACGCCGAATCCAGGCTTTGTCGCTGGATCGGCCATTCGAAACTGAGGACGGCTCTGTGGAGATTGAGGTTCCCGATAACTCTTACAATCCGGAGATGGACCTTGAGAAGAAACAGCAGAAATTTACCATCGAGGAAGCAATTGGCTCACTTCCCCACAAATACCGCGAAGTCATCATTCACAGGCATCAAGAGGATAAATCGTACGAAGAAATTGCCGATTTATTAGATATCCCGGTCGGAACCGTTAAAGCGCGTATTTTCCGCGCCCGGGAGCTTCTGAAAAAGAAGCTAAAAAATATCTAA
- a CDS encoding SRPBCC domain-containing protein, translated as MAVKKKHDWSQFTHKIAIAAPPEKVFRAWIDDKICVKWFTEVSIIEPVKGGRIYLKWIGGDVHETKVTDIKQDKLFVFPFGPNGEQVSVSISKITGGSLCELHQYGMKDSPDDRVKMHLGCVMGWTFFLTNLKAFLEHRIDLRTHTDKACYLQGYING; from the coding sequence ATGGCAGTTAAAAAAAAGCACGACTGGAGCCAGTTCACTCATAAAATAGCGATTGCGGCGCCGCCGGAGAAAGTCTTTCGCGCATGGATTGACGACAAAATTTGTGTCAAATGGTTTACCGAGGTCTCGATTATTGAGCCCGTCAAAGGCGGCAGGATTTATTTGAAATGGATAGGCGGCGATGTGCATGAGACCAAAGTTACAGATATAAAGCAAGACAAGCTCTTTGTCTTTCCGTTCGGACCAAATGGAGAGCAAGTTTCTGTCAGTATTTCCAAGATTACGGGCGGAAGCCTCTGCGAGCTTCATCAGTACGGTATGAAAGACAGCCCTGATGATCGAGTGAAAATGCATCTGGGTTGTGTCATGGGCTGGACGTTCTTTCTGACGAACTTGAAGGCCTTCTTGGAGCACAGAATAGACCTTCGAACTCATACCGACAAAGCATGCTATTTGCAGGGCTACATAAACGGCTGA